The Ficedula albicollis isolate OC2 unplaced genomic scaffold, FicAlb1.5 N00209, whole genome shotgun sequence genome contains a region encoding:
- the LOC101810521 gene encoding serine/threonine-protein kinase PAK 3-like encodes MAVKTRNKEDMRRIQDHWNLHRQRGDLQNQVSLRVGATPLKKLSLSSLQNFNEKLPAELQETQAVLKAREMRLEEEMKIVKEKINLLQEQEAREKPIYTSSVMQPGAAAVLFHDTPSPQAEKWSLFSSFRSSVAAAAQKQEMEEKYLDLLRKMVNMGNPVMKYIELGNIGSGTFGEVCRAFDTATGEEVAIKKTNLQGLTSKEVIINELMVMKNNRNLNLVNYLDSYLVDNQFWLVMEYMDGGTLSDVISKTHMTEGEIAAVSRECLQGLDFLHSNLVIHRDVKSCNILLRTDGSVKLADFGLSAQLIPEQNQRCSMTGTSGWMAPEVVTGQPYGPKVDIWSFGIVGIEMVEREVPYWNQTPVRAQLLTATGETPKLRQPKLLSPLLRDFLSCCLQTDEERRWSAKELLQHQFVTSAKPASSLVPLILSLKKWRENESGNPLRTILSNTSLE; translated from the exons ATGGCAGTGAAGACAAGGAACAAGGAAGACATGAGAAGAATTCAAGATCACTGGAATCTCCATCGACAGAGAGGTGATCTACAAAACCAGGTAAGTTTAAGAGTCGGTGCCACTCCACTCAAGAaactttctctctcttctttacAGAACTTCAATGAgaagctgcctgcagagctgcaggaaactcAGGCTGTGCTCAAGGCAAGGGAGATGAGGctggaggaagaaatgaaaatcgtcaaagagaaaattaatctcCTTCAGGAGCAAGAGGCTCGAGAAAAGCCA ATTTACACAAGCTCTGTCATGCAacctggtgcagcagcagtgttgtTTCATGACACCCCGAGTCCCCAAGCTGAGAAGTGGAGCCTTTTCAGCTCATTTAGGTCCAGTGTGGCCGCAGCTGCCCAGAAacaggagatggaggagaagtACTTGGATCTACTGA GGAAAATGGTGAATATGGGAAATCCCGTGATGAAATACATTGAACTGGGAAATATTGGCAGTGG gACTTTTGGAGAGGTTTGTAGAGCATTCGACACTGCCACAGGAGAAGAG GTGGccataaagaaaacaaatcttcaAGGACTGACTAGTAAGGAAGTAATAATCAATGAACTCATGGTCATGAAGAACAATAGGAATCTCAACCTGGTCAACTATTTAGACAG cTACCTTGTGGATAACCAGTTCTGGCTGGTTATGGAGTACATGGATGGAGGCACTCTGAGCGATGTCATCAGCAAGACTCACATGACTGAAGGAGAGATTGCAGCTGTCAGTCGGGAG tgcCTGCAAGGACTGGATTTTCTTCACTCGAATCTCGTGATCCATCGAGATGTGAAGAGCTGCAACATTCTTCTCAGAACTGATGGCTCTGTCAAACTGG CTGATTTTGGCCTTTCTGCTCAGCTCATCCCTGAGCAGAATCAAAGGTGCTCCATGACCGGGACTTCTGGGTGGATGGCGCCTGAAGTTGTGACAGGTCAACCATATGGCCCCAAAGTGGACATATGGTCTTTTGGAATTGTGGGAATTGAAATGGTGGAACGAGAAGTTCCTTACTGGAACCAAACTCCTGTCCGG gctcaacTCCTGACAGCCACAGGAGAAACCCCAAAGCTGCGGCAGCCCAAGCTCTTGTCGCCTTTGCTGCGGGacttcctgagctgctgcctgcagacagaTGAGGAGCGGCGCTGGTCTGCCAAGGAGCTCCTGCAG CATCAATTTGTAACATCAGCCAAGCCTGCATCCAGCCTGGTGCCACTAATCCTGTCACTGAAGAAGTGGAGGGAGAACGAGAGTGGCAATCCACTCAGGACCATTTTGTCCAATACCAGCCTAGAGTAG
- the LOC107603332 gene encoding uncharacterized protein LOC107603332 gives MIEKLTAAVLTAYGIYYAGYYLSNLARHLSQVYRGAHPGSPEPTAHSPLAPSAPGDETKVEQNDCRPSAVVTPQSKYSKAKIKAELHETQSDIKAVKRKNKKDMEKTQDHWNLYQKRGNLQNQESERVATTPFKKISLSRSLQNFTKKLRAGQQEAQATFKAKKKRLEEEIKIIEEEISPLLQAVQKQVEVLTSHLAACKGLRHIARHKKPRGRRKTQERSQSEMLQVGQEPKMVHEKRVQWEEVEH, from the exons ATGATTGAGAAACTCACTGCTGCAGTTTTAACTGCTTATGGTATCTATTATGCTGGCTATTACCTGTCTAACCTGGCAC GTCACCTGAGCCAGGTATACAGAGGTGCCCATCCTGGG AGCCCAGAACCAACAGCACACTCTCCTctggctcccagtgctcctggagaTGAGACCAAAGTGGAGCAAAATGACTGCAGGCCTTCAGCTGTGGTGACACCACAGTCTAAATATTCCAAGGCG AAAATCAAGGCAGAGCTGCATGAAACTCAGAGTGATATCAAGGCAGTgaagaggaagaacaagaaagacatggaaaaaacTCAAGATCACTGGAATCTCTATCAGAAGAGGGGCAATCTACAAAACCAGGAGAGTGAAAGAGTGGCAACCACTCCATTCaaaaaaatttctctctctcGTTCTTTACAGAACTTCACTAAGAAGCTGcgagcagggcagcaggaagctCAGGCTACGTtcaaggcaaagaaaaagaggctggaggaagaaattaaaatcattgAAGAGGAAATTAGTCCCCTGCTTCAAGCTGTACAAAAACAA GTGGAGGTATTGACATCTCACCTGGCAGCCTGCAAAGGATTACGGCACATAGCTCGACACAAAAAACCCCGAGGTCGGCGTAAGACACAGGAGCGGTCCCAATCGGAGATGCTGCAGGTTGGGCAGGAACCAAAGATGGTGCATGAAAAGAGAGTTCAATGGGAGGAGGTAGAACATTAA
- the LOC107604345 gene encoding uncharacterized protein LOC107604345, translated as MAEGPSSVPGQAWMKEEEEEEGPGAAPKWPPERTERFKPVRADPVEDLTEDQEHAQKRFSHRAQIFWKFVKNNEREEITIAAIEGMVRCDSYNAEACAAVLDLLAQTETSSLKRVPTIVKFIHRWLVSNKDVSSEHRLDKSLLDLTHAHPSDVVVTLLCSAPSCERAALTMWKVLVSSSRTAKMVLSELPCIMEDWPEHSTCTSDGNRKQVFALAATKALWEIIHLPLSPEASIVAPSLFVALLVQVFCSTEEMPGDINRLWRRWQKREHFPTNPRRCSIPVFLSLPRPWTLGQGSLHDLMFALHTGL; from the exons ATGGCAGAGGGACCCTCCAGTGTTCCTGGGCAGGCCTGgatgaaggaggaggaggaggaggaaggccctggggctgccccgAAATGGCCTCCTGAAAGGACAGAGAGGTTCAAGCCAGTGCGGGCAG ACCCAGTTGAGGACCTGACAGAAGACCAGGAGCATGCCCAAAAGCGTTTCAGCCATAGAGCTCAG ATTTTTTGGAAATTTGTCAAGAACAATGAACGGGAAGAGATCACCATTGCAGCCATTGAGGGCATGGTACGCTGTGACTCCTATAATGCTGAGGCTTGTGCCGCTGTGCTGGATTTGCTTGCACAGACAGAAACCTCCAGTCTGAAGCGT GTGCCAACCATTGTGAAGTTCATCCACAGGTGGCTTGTGTCCAACAAGGATGTGTCTTCTGAGCACAGACTAGACAAGTCCCTTCTAGATCTGACCCATGCACACCCCAGTGATGTGGTTGTGAccctcctgtgctctgccccaTCATGTGAAAG agctgctctgaccATGTGGAAAGTGCTCGTCTCCTCGAGCAGGACTGCAAAGATGGTGCTGTCTGAGTTGCCCTGCATTATGGAAGACTGGCCGGAGCACAGCACATGCACATCTGATGGCAACAGAAAGCAAGTCTTTGCCCTGGCT gcAACCAAGGCACTGTGGGAGATCATCCATCTGCCCTTGTCCCCAGAGGCATCAATAGTGGCCCCGTCCCTCTTCGTGGCTCTGCTGGTCCAagttttctgcagcacagaggagatgCCAGGAGACATCAATAGACTCTGGAGGAGATGGCAGAAGAGAGAGCACTTTCCCACTAACCCCAGAAGGTGTTCCATCCCagtctttctctctctcccacGCCCCTGGACCTTGGGCCAGGGCTCTCTGCACGACCTGATGTTTGCTCTGCACACAGGTTTGTAG